A genome region from Maridesulfovibrio salexigens DSM 2638 includes the following:
- the lipA gene encoding lipoyl synthase, with amino-acid sequence MCSKDPSKPYLRIPPWLRVKIPCNKTYSATRELVKDLSLNTVCQSAKCPNMFECFSEHTATFLIMGDTCTRNCAFCNIESGDILPLDPSEPSRVAEAARRLGLKHVVITSVTRDDLNDGGADHFAATIRAVREQLPGSSIEVLIPDFQGDEDALNLVIEAQPDIINHNVETPPIHYNDIRPQADYKQSLELIERVKSAGAIAKSGLMVGLGENDEEVQGVIDDLASIGCDIVTIGQYMRPSLKHPEVLRYVHPDVFEEYACYGKEKGVPHMYSAPLVRSSYNASLFAGLKK; translated from the coding sequence ATGTGTTCTAAAGATCCTTCCAAACCGTATTTGCGCATCCCGCCGTGGCTTCGGGTCAAGATTCCCTGCAACAAGACTTACAGTGCCACACGGGAACTGGTTAAAGACCTTAGTTTGAACACCGTCTGCCAAAGTGCCAAGTGTCCTAATATGTTTGAATGTTTCTCTGAGCACACGGCTACTTTTCTGATTATGGGTGACACCTGTACCCGTAACTGTGCTTTTTGCAATATCGAGAGCGGTGATATTCTGCCCCTCGATCCTTCTGAACCTTCCCGTGTCGCTGAAGCTGCCAGACGACTGGGGCTCAAGCACGTGGTAATTACCTCCGTTACCCGTGATGATCTGAATGACGGCGGGGCTGACCATTTTGCCGCTACAATTCGTGCGGTTCGGGAGCAGTTGCCGGGGTCATCCATTGAAGTGCTCATCCCTGATTTTCAGGGCGATGAAGATGCACTGAATTTAGTCATTGAAGCCCAACCGGATATCATCAACCACAATGTGGAAACTCCTCCTATTCATTATAACGATATCCGCCCGCAGGCTGATTACAAGCAAAGTCTTGAGCTTATCGAGCGGGTTAAGTCTGCCGGGGCCATTGCCAAGTCCGGGCTTATGGTCGGGTTGGGTGAAAATGATGAGGAAGTGCAAGGGGTAATAGATGACCTTGCGAGCATCGGTTGTGACATTGTAACTATCGGGCAATATATGCGTCCTTCACTTAAGCATCCCGAAGTGCTGCGCTATGTCCATCCTGATGTTTTTGAAGAATATGCCTGCTACGGCAAAGAAAAAGGTGTTCCGCATATGTATAGTGCGCCCCTTGTGCGTTCCTCCTACAATGCATCCCTGTTTGCGGGGCTGAAAAAATAG
- the gcvH gene encoding glycine cleavage system protein GcvH, with protein MSELTFPADVLYHPEHTWVLINDDNTAVVGITDFAQDQLGEVAFVDLPSVGDHFDAGAEFGTVESIKAVSSLYMPISGTVEEINEGLEDAPEDVNTSPYKDGWMLRITLDADADKSQLLNHEGYAEKIK; from the coding sequence ATGAGTGAACTTACTTTTCCCGCAGACGTTCTTTACCATCCCGAACACACTTGGGTTCTTATCAACGATGATAACACCGCAGTCGTAGGCATTACTGATTTTGCCCAGGACCAGCTCGGCGAAGTCGCTTTTGTTGATCTGCCTTCTGTCGGCGACCACTTCGATGCAGGTGCAGAGTTCGGTACCGTTGAATCCATTAAGGCTGTAAGCAGTCTGTACATGCCTATTTCCGGCACTGTTGAGGAAATCAACGAAGGTCTTGAAGACGCTCCTGAAGATGTGAATACTTCTCCTTACAAGGACGGCTGGATGCTGCGTATTACCCTTGATGCTGATGCAGACAAGAGCCAGCTGCTTAATCACGAAGGCTACGCAGAAAAAATCAAGTAA
- a CDS encoding S24 family peptidase produces the protein MGFYNDLVEGLRNMIGQNRKYANPTQMAKACGVAPNQIIRYIKKERGKHIQVLARVLDEVGARIVFPEDKSPNNDNFLTPQKALARANRDGEKLKVDSETQGKLAFNLDWMAEKGDPDSMKLLTVTGNAMAPRIEDGNQVLVDESQKDFFEGRIYAVRIDEEILVRRVAREPGKILLISENQEISPGPIVLESNNPAHNWAPIGRVVFVAKDLL, from the coding sequence ATGGGTTTCTACAATGATTTAGTCGAAGGGTTGCGAAACATGATTGGTCAGAATCGCAAGTACGCCAACCCGACACAAATGGCCAAGGCATGCGGCGTAGCTCCCAACCAGATAATCCGCTACATCAAAAAAGAGCGAGGCAAACACATTCAAGTACTGGCGAGAGTTCTTGATGAAGTAGGCGCACGTATTGTTTTCCCGGAAGACAAATCCCCAAATAATGACAATTTCCTTACCCCCCAAAAAGCACTGGCCCGTGCAAACCGGGACGGCGAAAAATTGAAAGTGGATAGTGAGACTCAAGGAAAGCTGGCATTCAACCTAGATTGGATGGCAGAAAAAGGAGATCCGGACTCCATGAAACTGCTGACGGTTACCGGAAATGCAATGGCTCCGCGCATTGAAGACGGCAACCAAGTTCTGGTTGACGAATCACAAAAAGATTTTTTTGAGGGACGCATCTATGCTGTGCGTATTGATGAAGAAATTCTGGTTCGAAGAGTAGCAAGGGAGCCGGGAAAAATCTTGCTTATTTCTGAAAACCAGGAAATTTCTCCCGGCCCCATTGTCCTTGAAAGCAACAATCCGGCACATAATTGGGCCCCCATAGGCAGGGTTGTTTTTGTAGCGAAGGATCTTCTTTAA
- a CDS encoding sensor domain-containing diguanylate cyclase, translated as MKTKTTSSVFLYFIKRFSVVAVLILAVSAWALLTQRTQYHKIVENHEVDLVKSNISAFNSWLESDIEYTAILAGLVEEQLTGPGDPYAQRENIAELFSIFGSRCKGCVQLRYFSPEGMELVRINIDAGRPVRVAGNYLQDKSERSYIKEAAKLKDEVYISSFDLNMEFGKVVIPYTPVIRIVKKVYAGGMNSGFLVINFSGDILFKIFNEAGVESFGDLFLVNDDGGWIVGPDETYSWKFLFKPKEGLLEQGFPEVWSEIKNKNDGQFAGADGLYTFDSLSSNSFHYVLRQDVVFSEGWKVISRVPNESLVVPRRNIMFILLAFLVIMLGYLFWRQSAVTVASEEIRLALEDSEKIFMDVADAAGEFIWETGPDGSFVFVTGRAEDVLGYSAEELIGRSPFDFVDEEYSWDVRKEFLDAAQFGNSFNGLVFRFVNRDGRKIWLEFNGVPVFDAEGVVTGFRGATSDISAQKKALQDLQDREDMLQSISDSVQDALVLMDEKGLVHFWNPAAEKIFGYRADEMLGESLQCCFHAEDNLLPENLGNTDNYIDGLLSSYGSFTVNVRRKGGDVFPAEVLLSPLRKDDQWWVVGTFRDVTERKEAEDKLRKLATTDSLTGLSNRRFFMESAEDALERTRRYGRDLSLLMMDIDYFKTVNDMYGHDAGDDVLKGLSKTGLKILRNIDVFGRIGGEEFSILLPDTGLDGATLVAERLRAEIETTKMNTRSGSLNITVSIGVATYSEHTKTLEQLLKAADIGLYAAKEAGRNQVKVQLTLEGSSDE; from the coding sequence ATGAAAACAAAAACAACAAGTAGCGTTTTTCTATATTTCATCAAGCGGTTCTCAGTCGTCGCTGTGCTTATTCTTGCCGTTTCAGCGTGGGCTTTGCTTACTCAGCGGACCCAATACCATAAGATTGTGGAAAACCATGAAGTTGATTTGGTTAAAAGCAATATTTCTGCTTTTAATTCATGGCTCGAATCCGACATCGAATATACTGCGATTCTTGCCGGTCTGGTAGAAGAGCAGTTGACAGGTCCGGGCGATCCGTATGCTCAGCGTGAAAACATTGCGGAACTGTTCTCCATATTTGGTTCGCGCTGTAAGGGATGTGTTCAACTTCGTTACTTTTCTCCTGAAGGGATGGAGCTGGTGAGGATCAATATTGATGCCGGGAGGCCGGTCCGGGTAGCTGGAAATTATCTTCAGGATAAAAGTGAACGTTCATATATTAAGGAAGCAGCAAAACTTAAAGACGAGGTTTATATTTCAAGCTTTGACTTGAATATGGAATTCGGGAAGGTGGTCATTCCCTATACACCTGTAATCAGGATTGTGAAAAAAGTTTATGCAGGTGGAATGAACTCTGGATTTCTGGTCATTAATTTTTCGGGAGACATACTTTTTAAAATTTTCAATGAAGCTGGAGTTGAATCGTTTGGCGATTTGTTTCTTGTAAATGATGACGGTGGATGGATTGTCGGTCCGGACGAAACTTATAGTTGGAAGTTTCTTTTCAAACCCAAGGAAGGTCTTCTGGAACAGGGATTTCCTGAAGTCTGGAGTGAAATAAAAAATAAGAATGACGGACAGTTTGCCGGGGCCGACGGCTTATATACCTTTGATTCGTTGAGTAGTAACTCTTTTCATTATGTTTTACGGCAGGATGTTGTTTTCAGTGAGGGGTGGAAGGTTATTTCACGGGTTCCTAATGAGTCCTTGGTAGTCCCGCGCCGAAATATTATGTTCATTCTGTTGGCATTTCTCGTTATTATGCTTGGTTATCTGTTCTGGAGACAATCCGCTGTAACTGTTGCCAGCGAGGAAATTCGTCTGGCTCTTGAGGACAGTGAAAAGATATTCATGGATGTGGCTGATGCGGCTGGTGAATTTATCTGGGAGACCGGGCCTGACGGAAGTTTTGTATTCGTGACCGGTAGGGCTGAAGACGTTCTCGGTTATAGTGCGGAAGAACTCATCGGGCGTTCCCCCTTTGATTTTGTGGATGAGGAATACTCGTGGGATGTGCGTAAGGAGTTTTTGGACGCTGCTCAGTTCGGTAACAGTTTCAATGGCTTAGTCTTTAGGTTTGTAAATCGCGACGGACGTAAGATCTGGCTCGAATTTAACGGAGTTCCGGTTTTTGATGCAGAAGGTGTTGTCACCGGGTTCCGCGGGGCTACATCTGATATCAGTGCTCAGAAAAAGGCCTTGCAGGACTTGCAGGATCGTGAAGACATGCTTCAGAGTATAAGTGATTCTGTTCAGGATGCTTTAGTGCTGATGGATGAGAAAGGTTTGGTTCATTTTTGGAATCCTGCTGCGGAGAAAATTTTCGGGTATAGGGCAGATGAAATGCTCGGGGAAAGTCTACAATGCTGTTTTCATGCAGAAGATAATTTATTGCCGGAAAATTTAGGTAACACTGATAATTATATTGATGGCCTGCTCTCAAGTTACGGCTCTTTTACCGTGAACGTCCGCCGTAAAGGTGGGGATGTTTTCCCGGCAGAAGTTTTGCTGTCTCCTTTACGTAAGGATGATCAGTGGTGGGTGGTAGGAACCTTCAGGGATGTCACCGAGCGTAAGGAAGCAGAAGATAAGTTGCGTAAGCTGGCAACTACGGATTCCCTGACCGGACTCAGCAACCGTCGTTTTTTCATGGAAAGCGCAGAGGATGCTTTGGAGCGAACCCGCAGATACGGTCGTGATCTTTCCTTGTTGATGATGGATATTGATTATTTCAAGACGGTCAATGATATGTATGGGCATGATGCCGGTGACGATGTCTTGAAGGGGCTCTCAAAAACAGGGCTTAAAATTTTACGTAATATTGATGTGTTCGGAAGGATCGGCGGGGAGGAATTCTCTATCCTTCTGCCAGATACCGGACTTGATGGGGCAACTCTGGTTGCAGAGAGACTTCGGGCGGAGATTGAAACAACTAAAATGAATACCCGTTCCGGAAGTTTGAATATTACCGTGAGCATCGGTGTTGCAACTTACAGTGAACATACAAAGACATTGGAACAATTACTCAAGGCTGCGGATATCGGTTTGTATGCAGCTAAAGAGGCTGGTCGTAATCAGGTCAAGGTACAGTTGACTTTGGAAGGATCGTCAGACGAGTAG
- the groES gene encoding co-chaperone GroES: MKLKPLADRVLVRRLEVEEKTVGGIIIPDSAKEKPLKGEVIAAGPGKLDDNGSRVALGVKEGDAVLFAKYAGTEISIEGVDHLIMREDDILAVVE, from the coding sequence ATGAAACTTAAGCCGTTAGCAGACCGCGTACTGGTCAGACGCCTTGAAGTGGAAGAAAAAACCGTTGGCGGAATCATTATCCCCGACTCTGCAAAAGAAAAACCCCTCAAGGGTGAAGTTATCGCAGCTGGCCCCGGCAAGCTTGATGACAATGGCTCCAGAGTAGCTCTGGGCGTAAAAGAAGGCGACGCTGTTCTTTTCGCTAAATACGCTGGAACTGAAATCAGCATCGAAGGTGTAGATCATCTGATCATGCGTGAAGACGACATCCTCGCTGTTGTCGAATAA
- the hydF gene encoding [FeFe] hydrogenase H-cluster maturation GTPase HydF: MTAEIESGSKLAIAIAGRSNVGKSSIIRALSGIESDEVSPVASEDEMYPLTRAEIHPLGPVTIYDTDAHVPGDDRARAIKDALYSVDVAVIVTDDSGILDEERELTNLLRDRGIPCVMVFNKADIRRPSLADMEFCGSRGVRFVATSTVDGRGIERLKKSIMALAPEENMLDPVLARDLMGRGDFVVCVVSEDPVSPKGRLGLPKSQVLREILDAGGIAVIVKEGELYQTISGHKRRPALVIADSEPIKKVMDLIPRDVSLTTFPILFARHKGNLEQLVQGANAIDNLQDGDKVLIVEACPHHPKAEDLGKEMIPARIAGYTNRNIIFESKTGCGLPIDLAEYKLVVHCGACMAERADMLRRIRDCDRQQVPITNYGLAVAKVDGTLKRLIEPFFKDEVEERKELTGKINVFRGSNSQAMHLVVPAEIHPEKAVPFNLMYLFGDIEVTKEHIGFASLPFARGGQQKIRKFVEEHGYCFYKWPGRVLGADLGGLLDPDDSDDV, translated from the coding sequence ATGACTGCTGAAATTGAAAGCGGTTCCAAGCTTGCTATTGCCATTGCCGGAAGAAGTAATGTTGGTAAATCTTCAATAATAAGAGCTCTTTCAGGGATTGAGAGCGATGAAGTCAGCCCTGTGGCCAGTGAAGATGAAATGTATCCCCTTACAAGAGCGGAGATTCACCCGCTGGGTCCGGTGACCATTTATGATACTGATGCACATGTTCCCGGCGATGACCGGGCCCGGGCCATCAAAGATGCATTATATAGTGTTGATGTAGCGGTTATCGTTACCGATGATTCTGGTATCCTTGATGAAGAAAGGGAATTGACCAATTTATTGCGTGATCGCGGTATTCCCTGCGTTATGGTTTTTAATAAGGCGGATATACGAAGACCCAGTCTTGCAGATATGGAATTCTGCGGTTCTCGCGGAGTCCGTTTTGTTGCCACTTCTACTGTTGACGGTCGGGGTATTGAACGGCTCAAAAAGTCCATTATGGCTCTTGCTCCGGAAGAGAATATGCTCGACCCTGTGCTGGCCAGAGACCTTATGGGCCGGGGTGATTTTGTTGTCTGCGTTGTTTCTGAAGATCCGGTTTCGCCTAAAGGCAGACTTGGACTTCCCAAATCGCAGGTGCTGCGCGAAATCCTTGATGCCGGGGGGATCGCGGTTATCGTTAAGGAAGGGGAGCTTTATCAGACAATCTCCGGCCACAAGCGGCGTCCGGCTCTTGTTATTGCTGATTCCGAGCCCATCAAGAAAGTCATGGACCTGATTCCGCGTGATGTGTCTCTGACCACTTTTCCGATTCTTTTTGCTCGTCATAAGGGTAATCTGGAGCAGCTTGTTCAGGGTGCTAATGCCATTGATAACCTTCAGGATGGGGATAAGGTTCTTATCGTTGAAGCCTGCCCTCATCACCCTAAAGCTGAGGATCTCGGCAAGGAAATGATTCCCGCAAGGATTGCCGGATACACAAACCGAAATATTATTTTTGAATCCAAGACCGGGTGCGGTCTGCCTATTGATCTTGCTGAATACAAGCTTGTCGTTCATTGCGGTGCCTGTATGGCTGAGAGAGCTGACATGCTTAGGAGGATCAGGGATTGTGACCGACAGCAGGTTCCTATCACCAACTACGGGCTGGCTGTTGCCAAGGTGGATGGAACACTGAAACGTTTGATTGAACCTTTTTTCAAGGATGAAGTTGAAGAACGCAAGGAATTGACCGGAAAGATAAATGTTTTCAGGGGGAGCAACTCGCAGGCTATGCATCTGGTTGTTCCTGCCGAGATACATCCTGAGAAGGCTGTACCATTCAACCTGATGTATTTGTTCGGGGATATTGAGGTTACAAAGGAGCATATCGGTTTTGCTTCATTGCCTTTCGCCCGGGGAGGACAGCAGAAGATCAGGAAGTTTGTAGAAGAGCACGGTTACTGCTTTTACAAGTGGCCCGGACGCGTTTTGGGAGCCGATCTTGGAGGACTGCTTGATCCGGATGATAGTGATGACGTTTGA
- the groL gene encoding chaperonin GroEL (60 kDa chaperone family; promotes refolding of misfolded polypeptides especially under stressful conditions; forms two stacked rings of heptamers to form a barrel-shaped 14mer; ends can be capped by GroES; misfolded proteins enter the barrel where they are refolded when GroES binds), translating into MAKQILFDAKAREKLKLGVDKLANAVKVTLGPKGRNVVMDKSFGSPVITKDGVSVAKEIELEDKFENMGAQMVKEVASKTSDIAGDGTTTATILAQAVFTEGVKLVAAGRNPMAIKRGIDKAVEAIIDHLETLAKPTRDQKEIAQVGTISANNDVTIGNIIAEAMNKVGKEGVITVEEAKGLDTTLDVVEGMQFDRGYLSPYFVSNAEKMICEMDEPLILISEKKVTSMKELLPVLEQVAKMGKPLVIIAEDIEGEALATLVVNKLRGTLNVVAVKAPGFGDRRKAMLADIAALTGGAVVSDDIGLNLEAVTLDHLGSAKRVVIDKENTTIVDGAGEGEMIKARIGQIRNEIELSTSDYDREKLQERLAKIVGGVAVINVGAATETEMKEKKARVEDALNATRAAVEEGIVPGGGTALIRCIPALENVTSSDDDESAGIDIIRRAIEEPLRQIAGNAGLEGSIVVEKVKEAKDGNGFNAAIGEYEDLIKAGVIDPKKVTRIAIQNAASVAGLLLTTECAIAEKPEKAADMPAGMPGGMPGMGGMGGMGGMGGMGGMY; encoded by the coding sequence ATGGCTAAACAGATTCTTTTCGACGCCAAAGCTCGTGAAAAACTGAAACTCGGCGTAGACAAGCTCGCCAATGCTGTAAAAGTAACCCTCGGACCCAAAGGCCGTAACGTTGTTATGGACAAATCCTTCGGCTCCCCGGTCATCACCAAAGACGGTGTTTCCGTAGCTAAGGAAATCGAACTGGAAGACAAGTTCGAAAACATGGGCGCACAGATGGTTAAGGAAGTTGCTTCCAAAACCTCCGACATCGCAGGTGATGGTACCACTACTGCTACCATCCTTGCTCAGGCTGTTTTCACCGAAGGTGTTAAACTCGTTGCAGCCGGCCGTAACCCCATGGCTATCAAGCGCGGTATCGATAAAGCTGTTGAAGCAATCATCGATCACCTCGAAACCCTTGCAAAGCCCACCCGCGACCAGAAAGAAATCGCTCAGGTCGGTACCATCTCCGCAAACAACGATGTAACCATTGGTAACATCATTGCCGAAGCCATGAACAAGGTCGGCAAAGAAGGCGTTATCACCGTTGAAGAAGCAAAAGGCCTCGACACCACTCTTGATGTTGTTGAAGGTATGCAGTTCGACCGCGGTTACCTCTCCCCCTATTTCGTATCCAACGCAGAAAAAATGATCTGCGAAATGGATGAGCCCCTGATCCTGATCAGCGAAAAGAAAGTAACCAGCATGAAAGAACTCCTGCCCGTTCTCGAGCAGGTTGCTAAAATGGGCAAGCCCCTGGTTATCATCGCTGAAGACATCGAAGGTGAAGCTCTGGCTACCCTCGTAGTTAACAAACTGCGCGGCACCCTCAATGTTGTTGCTGTTAAGGCTCCCGGTTTCGGTGATCGCCGCAAAGCAATGCTCGCAGACATCGCAGCCCTCACCGGCGGAGCAGTTGTTTCCGACGACATCGGTCTCAACCTCGAAGCTGTTACCCTTGATCACCTCGGTTCCGCAAAACGCGTTGTAATCGACAAGGAAAACACCACCATCGTAGACGGTGCAGGCGAAGGCGAAATGATCAAAGCCCGTATCGGCCAGATCCGCAACGAAATCGAACTCTCCACTTCCGACTACGACCGTGAAAAACTTCAGGAACGCCTCGCCAAGATCGTTGGCGGTGTAGCAGTTATCAACGTTGGTGCTGCAACTGAAACTGAAATGAAAGAAAAGAAAGCACGCGTGGAAGATGCACTCAACGCTACCCGCGCTGCTGTTGAAGAAGGTATCGTTCCCGGTGGTGGTACTGCACTTATCCGCTGCATCCCTGCTCTGGAAAACGTAACCTCCTCCGACGATGACGAATCCGCAGGTATCGACATCATCCGTCGCGCTATCGAAGAGCCTCTCCGCCAGATCGCTGGCAACGCAGGCCTCGAAGGTTCCATCGTTGTTGAGAAAGTAAAAGAAGCAAAAGACGGTAACGGTTTCAACGCTGCTATCGGCGAATACGAAGACCTGATCAAGGCCGGTGTTATCGACCCCAAAAAAGTTACCCGTATCGCTATCCAGAACGCAGCTTCCGTTGCAGGCCTCCTGCTGACCACCGAATGCGCTATCGCTGAAAAGCCTGAAAAGGCTGCAGACATGCCTGCTGGTATGCCCGGCGGTATGCCCGGCATGGGCGGCATGGGTGGCATGGGCGGTATGGGTGGCATGGGCGGCATGTACTAA
- a CDS encoding chemotaxis protein CheX, whose product MNVELAKPFIKATSDILTMMAMITPTAGKPFVKKGNVANGDVTGIVGFTGSVNGSISITFEKACAAQIVKNMLGDDIQDIIQDVKDAVGEITNMVSGQARAGLTEMGYKLQGSTPTVIMGDNHTIAHVTAGPVMAIPFTTDHGKFTIEFGFD is encoded by the coding sequence ATGAATGTAGAATTGGCTAAACCTTTTATCAAGGCCACCTCGGACATCCTGACAATGATGGCCATGATTACGCCTACAGCGGGTAAACCGTTTGTAAAAAAAGGGAATGTCGCCAACGGAGATGTAACGGGCATAGTCGGCTTTACAGGATCAGTAAACGGAAGCATCTCAATTACTTTTGAAAAGGCCTGCGCCGCTCAGATTGTAAAGAACATGCTCGGAGACGACATTCAGGACATCATTCAGGATGTAAAAGATGCTGTCGGTGAAATCACCAACATGGTTTCAGGACAGGCAAGAGCAGGACTGACTGAAATGGGGTACAAACTTCAGGGTTCAACCCCCACTGTAATTATGGGTGACAACCATACCATTGCCCACGTTACAGCCGGACCGGTAATGGCCATACCATTCACCACCGACCACGGTAAATTCACCATCGAATTCGGCTTCGATTAA
- a CDS encoding glutamine--tRNA ligase/YqeY domain fusion protein, with product MSDNKTESNVGKNFITAIIDKDNETGKYEGRVATRFPPEPNGYLHIGHAKSICLNFGLAKDYKGTCNLRFDDTNPVKEDTEYVESIEKDVRWLGFDWEDRLHYSSDYFDKLYGFAVQLIKEGKAYVDSLSAEQIREYRGTLTEPGKNSPYRDRSIEENLDLFERMKNGEFEDGEHVLRAKIDMASPNVILRDPTIYRIRKAHHHRTGDKWCIYPMYDFTHCISDSLEKITHSICTLEFENNRALYDWTLENLGVYRPQQIEFARLNLSYTVMSKRRLIQLVEEGHVTGWDDPRMPTISGMRRRGYSPASIRNFCERIGVAKAANMVDFALLEFSVREDLNAHSNRVMGVVNPIKLVIDNYPEGQVEEFEVQNNPEDESAGSRKIPFSKTLYIERDDFMEDAPKKFFRLSVGREVRLRAAYYVTCTDVIKDENGEVVELRCTYDPDTRGGWSNDGRKVKGTIHWVSVDHAIEAEVRLYDHLFTKENPMDNKDGSDFKDHINADSLEVRTAYVEPSLANVEPGFRCQFERIGYFCADTDYTSEKPVFNRTVTLRDSWKKIANNQKK from the coding sequence ATGTCAGATAATAAAACCGAGTCCAATGTAGGTAAGAACTTTATTACCGCGATTATTGATAAAGATAATGAAACAGGAAAATACGAAGGAAGGGTGGCTACTCGTTTTCCTCCCGAACCTAACGGTTACCTGCATATCGGCCATGCCAAATCCATCTGCCTGAACTTCGGGCTTGCCAAGGATTACAAAGGCACATGCAACCTGCGTTTTGACGATACCAACCCGGTCAAGGAAGACACTGAATATGTGGAATCCATTGAGAAGGATGTCCGCTGGCTTGGATTCGATTGGGAAGACAGACTGCACTATTCCTCTGACTATTTTGATAAACTTTATGGCTTTGCCGTCCAGTTGATTAAGGAAGGTAAGGCTTATGTGGATAGCCTCAGCGCAGAGCAAATTCGTGAATATCGCGGTACCCTGACTGAGCCGGGTAAGAATAGTCCTTACCGTGACCGCTCCATTGAAGAGAACCTTGATCTTTTTGAGCGTATGAAAAACGGTGAGTTTGAAGATGGTGAACACGTTCTTCGCGCCAAGATCGATATGGCTTCTCCCAATGTGATCCTGCGTGATCCCACCATCTATCGCATCAGGAAAGCTCACCACCACCGTACCGGTGATAAGTGGTGCATTTATCCTATGTACGATTTCACCCACTGTATTTCCGATTCACTGGAGAAGATTACCCATTCCATCTGCACCCTTGAGTTTGAAAACAACCGTGCACTTTATGACTGGACCCTTGAGAATCTCGGGGTTTACCGTCCGCAGCAGATTGAATTTGCAAGGCTTAACCTCAGCTATACTGTAATGAGTAAGCGCCGCCTTATTCAGCTGGTTGAAGAAGGGCACGTTACCGGTTGGGATGATCCTCGCATGCCGACAATTTCCGGCATGAGAAGACGTGGTTATTCTCCGGCTTCCATTCGTAATTTTTGTGAACGCATCGGTGTGGCAAAAGCTGCCAACATGGTAGATTTCGCTCTGCTTGAGTTCTCTGTGCGTGAAGATCTTAATGCCCACTCCAATCGGGTAATGGGTGTAGTTAATCCCATCAAGCTGGTTATTGATAACTACCCCGAAGGCCAGGTTGAGGAATTCGAAGTACAGAACAACCCTGAAGACGAGTCCGCCGGAAGCCGTAAAATTCCTTTTTCCAAGACTCTGTACATTGAGCGTGATGATTTTATGGAAGACGCTCCCAAGAAGTTCTTCAGGCTTTCAGTTGGCCGCGAGGTACGTCTGCGTGCAGCATATTATGTGACCTGTACTGATGTTATTAAAGATGAGAACGGCGAAGTTGTTGAGCTCCGTTGTACTTATGATCCTGATACCCGTGGTGGCTGGTCCAATGATGGACGTAAGGTCAAGGGTACCATTCATTGGGTTTCCGTGGACCATGCTATTGAGGCTGAAGTCCGTCTTTACGATCATCTCTTTACCAAAGAGAACCCCATGGACAACAAAGACGGTTCCGACTTCAAGGATCATATCAATGCTGATTCCCTTGAAGTTCGGACTGCTTACGTGGAGCCTTCCCTTGCAAATGTGGAGCCCGGATTCCGTTGCCAGTTTGAAAGGATCGGCTACTTCTGTGCTGACACGGACTATACTTCTGAGAAACCGGTATTCAACCGGACTGTCACCTTGCGTGACTCTTGGAAGAAAATTGCCAATAATCAGAAAAAGTAA
- a CDS encoding helix-turn-helix domain-containing protein, which produces MGGDKVSGAVMFPDIEGRRAMSAEGLINVLGREAAERLMYCWGGTRVSVPDLDELQKLKLRERIIKAYERGATPAQVAERFGISVRTAQRIRSFANYVERDTEIM; this is translated from the coding sequence ATGGGAGGGGACAAAGTTTCAGGTGCGGTGATGTTTCCTGATATTGAAGGGAGGCGTGCTATGTCAGCTGAAGGTTTGATTAATGTGCTGGGAAGGGAAGCTGCGGAGCGATTGATGTATTGCTGGGGAGGAACAAGAGTCTCGGTCCCTGATCTGGATGAATTGCAGAAGCTTAAGCTGCGGGAACGCATTATCAAGGCCTATGAACGTGGCGCAACTCCGGCGCAAGTGGCTGAAAGGTTCGGCATTTCGGTGCGCACCGCCCAGAGAATTCGTAGTTTCGCCAATTACGTTGAACGTGATACCGAAATAATGTAA